A genomic segment from Inquilinus sp. KBS0705 encodes:
- a CDS encoding NAD-dependent epimerase/dehydratase family protein, translating to MILVTGATGFLGAELAKELISRGNSIRCSKRASSKIPALLVPYAAKIEWVNADLMDADALEAALDGVTQVYNCAAFVSLKQADKAPMIRTNVRGTATLVDLCNEKGIRMVHTSSVAAVGEAKPGEMINESNHLDPTTENDGYAISKLESEMEVWRGIAEGLDAVIVNPTIIIGASAGTAGSGQIFETVRKGLKFYTEGSIGFVDVQDVAKCMIALMDSGISEERYIINAENRPYQQIFTEIATNMGVKPPATLAKPWMMELAWRGALIAGALTGKAPALDKTSARAASVTRNFDNSKIKQAIGFEFKLLSETLKEICGAFKGN from the coding sequence ATGATTTTGGTAACGGGTGCAACAGGCTTTTTAGGGGCCGAATTAGCTAAGGAACTAATAAGCCGCGGCAACAGCATACGCTGCAGCAAAAGGGCATCGTCAAAGATCCCTGCCTTGCTGGTGCCCTATGCCGCTAAAATTGAGTGGGTAAACGCCGACCTGATGGATGCCGACGCTTTGGAGGCCGCGTTGGATGGGGTTACACAAGTATATAACTGCGCCGCCTTTGTATCGTTAAAACAAGCCGACAAGGCTCCTATGATACGCACTAACGTAAGGGGAACAGCCACACTGGTTGATCTTTGTAACGAAAAGGGCATCCGTATGGTGCATACCAGCTCGGTAGCTGCCGTGGGCGAGGCCAAGCCCGGCGAAATGATAAATGAAAGCAACCACCTTGACCCTACTACCGAAAACGACGGGTATGCCATATCAAAACTGGAAAGCGAAATGGAAGTTTGGCGCGGCATTGCCGAGGGCCTTGATGCCGTTATTGTAAACCCTACCATTATAATTGGCGCAAGCGCGGGCACTGCAGGCAGCGGCCAAATTTTTGAGACCGTGCGCAAGGGCCTTAAATTTTATACCGAGGGCAGTATTGGCTTTGTTGATGTGCAGGATGTAGCTAAATGTATGATTGCCCTGATGGATAGCGGCATAAGCGAGGAGCGCTACATTATTAATGCCGAAAACCGCCCCTACCAACAAATATTTACCGAAATTGCTACAAACATGGGCGTAAAACCACCTGCCACACTGGCCAAACCATGGATGATGGAACTGGCCTGGCGCGGTGCGCTAATAGCAGGCGCATTAACCGGCAAAGCCCCCGCCTTAGATAAAACCAGCGCGCGCGCCGCATCGGTTACGCGCAACTTTGATAACAGTAAAATTAAACAGGCTATAGGCTTTGAGTTTAAACTGCTAAGCGAAACGCTTAAAGAGATTTGCGGGGCGTTTAAGGGTAATTGA
- a CDS encoding response regulator produces MISKLPFFNFSIKKVLAQEPDNLHRARIKIVYTTLLLWLLKLALIVPVNFRSLQDHQLWRASFVFVLYIGLTKLLLYRPQRINIISHTIILTGVVTVWTNLMVFSQSLNLVTIQLAFMVVFVGYYLIDSRFAIFYSALAIAPILIYLFFTHKPILHLNMTPADLPSPSFQIVVTMNFITMVLINYLFYRAFRDSVAEKEALNKQLEATIAETKALADSRSVFLSTMSHELRTPLNAVIGMTNLIKDTATPEQTENLDILEFSAMGLLTLVNDILDYNKSENDKIVLEAIAVNLPELLHKVCYGLQQKAAEKGFGLVLQVDDKLKDQLVVTDPTRLTQIIYNLAGNAIKFTERGEVLVKAMAGATDEESMTVHFSISDTGIGIPEDRQTIIFDPFVQASADTTRHYGGTGLGLAIVKRLIALFDSEIVLNSRHGEGSVFAFAIKLPLYKGGTNPIALQSALKNSLEGLRILIAEDNSVNALLLVKILTRWNINADIAVNGQEAVNAVIAGTYDVVLMDLHMPVMDGYQATASIRALDNIVKANIPIIALTASVSHNIHDKIKEAGMYDYMSKPFQPAALYQKLERLNIAKEGRTLA; encoded by the coding sequence ATGATATCAAAATTACCTTTTTTTAATTTTTCTATAAAAAAGGTATTGGCTCAGGAGCCGGACAATCTGCACCGCGCACGTATTAAAATTGTATATACCACCTTATTATTATGGCTGTTAAAATTAGCCTTAATAGTTCCAGTAAACTTTCGTTCCCTGCAAGACCATCAGCTATGGCGCGCTTCTTTTGTTTTTGTATTGTACATAGGGCTTACCAAATTACTGCTTTACAGGCCGCAGCGCATAAATATTATTTCGCATACTATTATACTTACAGGTGTGGTAACCGTGTGGACGAACCTCATGGTCTTTTCGCAAAGCCTAAACCTGGTAACCATCCAACTTGCATTTATGGTGGTATTTGTGGGGTATTACCTTATAGATAGCCGCTTTGCTATTTTTTACAGCGCGCTGGCCATAGCACCGATATTGATATACCTGTTTTTTACGCATAAACCTATATTGCATCTGAACATGACGCCTGCCGACCTCCCGTCGCCGTCGTTTCAGATAGTGGTTACCATGAATTTTATTACCATGGTGCTTATCAATTACCTGTTTTATAGGGCTTTTAGGGATAGCGTGGCCGAAAAAGAGGCGCTAAACAAACAACTGGAAGCTACCATTGCCGAAACCAAGGCGCTGGCCGATTCCCGCTCGGTGTTTCTATCTACCATGTCGCACGAGCTGCGCACGCCTTTAAACGCGGTGATTGGAATGACCAACCTGATAAAAGATACCGCCACCCCCGAACAAACCGAGAACCTGGATATATTGGAGTTTTCGGCAATGGGGCTGCTAACGCTGGTGAACGATATATTGGATTACAACAAAAGCGAGAACGATAAAATTGTACTGGAAGCCATAGCCGTTAACCTGCCCGAACTGCTGCATAAGGTATGTTACGGCCTGCAGCAAAAGGCTGCCGAAAAAGGCTTTGGCCTGGTGCTGCAGGTAGATGATAAACTGAAAGACCAACTGGTAGTTACCGACCCTACCCGCTTAACACAAATAATATACAACCTGGCCGGTAACGCCATTAAATTTACCGAACGCGGAGAAGTATTGGTAAAAGCCATGGCCGGCGCAACCGATGAGGAAAGTATGACGGTCCATTTTTCGATATCAGATACAGGTATAGGCATCCCCGAGGACAGGCAAACCATCATCTTCGACCCATTTGTGCAGGCATCGGCAGATACTACAAGGCATTACGGTGGTACAGGGCTTGGCCTTGCCATTGTTAAACGCCTGATAGCCCTTTTTGATAGCGAAATTGTATTAAACAGCCGGCATGGCGAAGGTTCGGTATTTGCCTTTGCCATAAAATTGCCGCTGTATAAAGGCGGCACTAACCCTATTGCCCTGCAATCGGCACTTAAAAACAGCCTGGAGGGCTTAAGGATATTGATTGCCGAAGATAACTCGGTAAACGCCTTGTTACTGGTTAAAATATTAACCCGCTGGAATATTAATGCCGATATCGCTGTTAACGGGCAGGAGGCTGTAAACGCTGTTATAGCAGGCACCTACGATGTAGTACTGATGGACCTGCACATGCCTGTAATGGATGGCTACCAGGCTACTGCCAGCATAAGGGCGCTTGATAATATTGTAAAGGCAAACATCCCTATTATTGCGTTAACCGCCTCGGTATCGCACAACATACACGATAAGATCAAAGAAGCCGGTATGTACGATTATATGTCTAAACCATTCCAACCGGCAGCCCTGTACCAAAAGTTAGAGCGCTTAAACATTGCAAAAGAGGGAAGAACGCTGGCTTAA
- the rlmD gene encoding 23S rRNA (uracil(1939)-C(5))-methyltransferase RlmD — protein sequence MSRSVKKSKFFENVTVIDIAEEGKGVGKAEDFVIFIEKAVPGDIADVEVYRSKKSFGEGKITRLIQPSEHRTQAFCEHFGTCGGCKWQHMTYPAQLQFKQKAVHDALTRIAKIEVAHMDPIVPSPADRYYRNKLEYTFSNKRWLYDGENREDETLDMNALGFHIPGRFDKILNINHCYLQAEPSNDVRNSINAFAKQNGISYYDVRQHTGALRNLIIRTSSTGEIMVIVVFAHADEETVSNLMAYVDAAFPQITSLLYILNTKLNDTIFDQEVFSYHGPEFIHEEMPAANGKVVRFRVGPKSFYQTNSIQALRLYEITRDFADFKGDELVYDLYTGAGTIANFIAGHVRQVVGVEYVPSAIEDAKVNSQINDITNTKFFAGDMKDVLVAEFVAEHGKPDVIITDPPRAGMHADVVARLMEIEADKIVYVSCNAATQARDLLVLKEKYDTVKIQPVDMFPHTQHVENVVLLKLR from the coding sequence ATGAGTAGATCTGTAAAAAAGAGTAAGTTCTTTGAGAACGTTACCGTTATTGATATTGCCGAAGAAGGCAAAGGGGTTGGCAAGGCCGAAGATTTTGTGATATTTATTGAAAAGGCCGTACCCGGCGATATTGCCGACGTTGAGGTTTACCGCAGCAAAAAAAGCTTTGGCGAAGGAAAAATAACCCGTCTTATTCAACCATCAGAACACCGCACCCAGGCATTTTGCGAACATTTTGGCACCTGCGGCGGCTGCAAATGGCAACACATGACCTACCCCGCGCAGCTACAGTTTAAACAAAAGGCCGTGCACGATGCGCTAACCCGCATTGCCAAAATAGAAGTGGCCCATATGGACCCTATTGTGCCATCGCCTGCCGACCGCTACTACCGTAACAAACTGGAATATACCTTTAGCAACAAACGCTGGCTGTACGACGGCGAAAACCGCGAAGACGAAACCCTGGATATGAATGCCCTTGGTTTCCACATCCCCGGCCGGTTTGATAAGATATTGAACATTAACCACTGCTACCTGCAGGCCGAGCCTTCAAACGATGTGCGTAACAGCATCAATGCTTTTGCCAAACAAAACGGCATCAGCTATTACGATGTGCGGCAGCATACCGGTGCCTTGCGTAACCTTATTATCCGTACCTCGTCTACCGGCGAAATAATGGTGATCGTAGTTTTTGCGCACGCGGATGAAGAAACAGTGAGTAATCTGATGGCCTATGTAGATGCCGCTTTCCCGCAGATAACGTCGCTGCTATACATTCTAAACACCAAACTTAACGATACCATTTTTGACCAGGAGGTATTCAGCTACCACGGCCCCGAGTTTATTCACGAAGAAATGCCCGCCGCCAATGGCAAGGTGGTGCGTTTTAGGGTCGGCCCAAAATCGTTTTACCAAACCAACTCTATACAGGCCCTGCGCCTGTACGAAATTACCCGCGACTTTGCCGATTTTAAAGGCGACGAGTTGGTTTACGATTTATATACCGGCGCCGGTACCATTGCAAACTTTATTGCCGGCCATGTAAGGCAGGTGGTAGGGGTGGAGTATGTGCCATCGGCTATTGAGGATGCTAAGGTAAACTCGCAGATTAACGATATTACTAACACCAAATTTTTTGCCGGCGATATGAAAGATGTGCTGGTAGCCGAATTTGTGGCCGAGCATGGCAAGCCCGATGTGATCATTACCGACCCGCCCAGGGCAGGTATGCACGCCGATGTGGTTGCCCGCCTGATGGAAATTGAGGCCGATAAAATCGTATATGTAAGCTGCAACGCCGCTACACAGGCCCGCGACCTGCTGGTGCTTAAAGAAAAATATGACACGGTGAAAATACAGCCGGTAGATATGTTTCCGCATACACAACATGTAGAGAATGTGGTACTGCTTAAATTGCGTTAG
- the creD gene encoding cell envelope integrity protein CreD translates to MIQQQEQPKGFMDWLKESVTVKLVFIGALIIVLLIPSALISDLIKERAGRQTEMMDEIAGNWAGSQLIKGPALIIPYKKNIQVNDANGKQTTQQVTENLYLLPESLNIKASLSTDVLHRGIFDAVVYNSVVRVTGNFSKADLASLSILPEQLMLNKAKIAFSISDLKGLKNNPLIKAAGQQLKAEPALNSQALFANGLEAAIDLSAVPDNAFSFDYTLDMKGSDELHFLPLGKTTDVEVSGNWASPSFDGHYLPNTRTVNKDGFLGKWRTLYFNRPYPQQWVVDNTLFNDAKKEAETVFGVKLRMPVDQYQKTTRTSKYAILIILLTFVSLFLTEIIRKKPVHVFNYVLIGAAMIVYYTLLLSFSEQVGYNIAYLIASVATVGLVTLFIASLLKNKGAAGIFALILSIIYAFIFVIIQLEDLALLMGSVALFVIIALLMYFSRKIDWDKR, encoded by the coding sequence ATGATACAACAACAAGAACAACCCAAAGGGTTTATGGACTGGCTCAAGGAGTCGGTTACTGTTAAATTGGTTTTTATAGGCGCGCTTATTATTGTACTGCTTATACCATCGGCATTAATAAGCGACTTGATTAAAGAACGGGCCGGACGCCAAACCGAAATGATGGACGAGATTGCCGGTAACTGGGCGGGCAGCCAGCTGATAAAAGGCCCCGCGCTGATTATACCCTACAAAAAAAACATACAGGTAAACGATGCCAATGGCAAGCAAACCACACAGCAGGTTACCGAAAATTTGTACCTGCTACCCGAGAGTTTGAACATAAAGGCCAGCCTTAGCACCGATGTTTTGCACCGGGGAATATTTGATGCCGTGGTTTACAATTCGGTAGTACGTGTAACAGGCAATTTTAGCAAGGCCGATCTGGCATCGCTGTCAATTTTGCCGGAGCAACTGATGCTGAACAAAGCTAAAATAGCTTTCAGCATATCCGACTTAAAGGGACTAAAAAACAACCCCCTTATAAAAGCAGCCGGGCAGCAATTAAAGGCCGAGCCGGCACTAAATAGCCAGGCCCTGTTTGCTAACGGCCTGGAAGCTGCTATAGACCTATCGGCAGTGCCGGATAACGCCTTTAGCTTCGATTATACGCTGGATATGAAAGGCAGCGACGAACTGCACTTTTTACCATTAGGCAAAACCACCGATGTAGAGGTAAGCGGTAACTGGGCGTCGCCAAGTTTTGATGGTCATTACCTGCCCAACACCCGTACGGTAAATAAGGATGGCTTTTTGGGTAAATGGCGCACCTTGTATTTTAATAGACCCTACCCGCAACAATGGGTGGTAGATAACACACTTTTTAACGATGCAAAAAAAGAAGCCGAAACCGTGTTTGGCGTAAAGCTGCGCATGCCGGTAGATCAGTACCAAAAAACCACGCGCACCAGCAAATACGCCATCCTCATCATACTGCTCACCTTTGTATCACTGTTCCTTACCGAGATTATCCGCAAAAAGCCGGTACATGTATTTAATTATGTATTAATAGGTGCCGCCATGATAGTGTACTACACGCTGCTACTTTCATTTTCAGAGCAGGTTGGCTATAACATTGCCTACCTTATCGCCTCTGTTGCAACGGTAGGGCTGGTAACGCTGTTTATCGCGTCGTTGTTAAAAAACAAGGGCGCGGCAGGCATCTTCGCACTTATTTTAAGCATTATTTACGCTTTTATCTTCGTTATTATCCAGTTAGAGGATCTGGCTTTATTAATGGGCAGTGTCGCTTTGTTTGTCATTATCGCCTTACTAATGTATTTCTCCCGCAAGATTGATTGGGATAAGCGATAA
- a CDS encoding transcriptional regulator — protein MKIPFEKLDKAFENRLRLQIMSVLVVNERYDFNSLKELLDVTDGNLASHLKGLEKEEYIMVHKTFLGRKPNTNYEATARGKQAFKQHLDALEQLIKQQKNI, from the coding sequence GTGAAAATTCCCTTTGAAAAACTTGATAAAGCCTTTGAAAACCGCCTGCGCCTGCAAATTATGAGTGTGCTGGTAGTAAACGAGCGCTATGATTTTAACTCGCTGAAGGAGCTGCTGGACGTTACCGACGGTAACCTGGCATCGCACTTAAAGGGCTTAGAGAAAGAAGAGTATATTATGGTGCATAAAACGTTTTTGGGCCGCAAGCCCAATACCAACTATGAGGCTACCGCTCGTGGCAAACAGGCGTTTAAGCAACACCTTGATGCGCTGGAGCAATTGATAAAACAGCAAAAAAATATATGA
- a CDS encoding TetR/AcrR family transcriptional regulator: MEADKIKDSIKRAAQELFRKFGYHKTSVNEIAKKAKIAKATIYKYFDSKEAVLHVLLMDYIKVSVDDLVHANTADMDEEAHLNSLIMKTCRLSYTVCNEFIGWDFIRESTNSQDFLKSLSNELEELLIQSFTQMPGIRKHDTYQQRLRFLIKCSKSIVFSFAFTSVSDADVRKNFVSFQKEILPYLVKAAVTI, from the coding sequence ATGGAAGCCGATAAAATTAAAGATAGTATTAAGCGGGCAGCGCAGGAACTGTTCCGTAAATTCGGTTACCATAAAACAAGCGTAAACGAAATAGCCAAAAAGGCCAAAATAGCCAAGGCTACTATTTACAAGTATTTTGATAGCAAAGAGGCCGTTTTGCACGTGTTGCTGATGGATTATATAAAGGTGAGTGTAGATGACTTGGTACACGCCAATACCGCCGATATGGACGAAGAGGCGCACCTGAACAGCCTGATCATGAAAACCTGCCGCCTGTCGTACACGGTGTGTAACGAGTTTATCGGTTGGGATTTTATCCGTGAAAGTACCAACTCGCAGGATTTTTTAAAAAGCCTTTCAAACGAACTGGAAGAACTGCTCATCCAATCGTTTACCCAAATGCCGGGCATACGCAAGCACGATACCTACCAGCAACGCCTGCGGTTTTTAATTAAATGCAGCAAAAGCATCGTATTCAGTTTCGCGTTCACCTCGGTAAGCGATGCCGACGTGCGCAAAAACTTTGTATCCTTCCAAAAAGAAATATTGCCTTATTTGGTGAAGGCGGCGGTGACTATTTAG
- the pheS gene encoding phenylalanine--tRNA ligase subunit alpha — MMQAKIDQYTAEIKAFAATKADELEAFRIKFLGTKGIIKDLFEEFKTVGPEEKRTFGKVLNQFKQLAEAKYNELKEATDSGLKTQDLDLDLTLPGDGFEVGSRHPLSLVRIEIIDIFKRLGFVVAEGPEIEDDWHNFSALNFPQEHPARDMQDTFFIRKGDGTDDIALRTHTSSVQVRMMENGKPPFRAIMPGRVYRNEAISARAHCFFHQVEGLYVDENVSFSDLKQTLYHFVQELYGEGTKVRFRPSYFPFTEPSAEMDISCTICKGSGCNMCKYSGWVEILGCGMVDPNVLENCGIDSKKYTGFAFGMGIERITNLKYVIRDLRLFSENDVRFLKQFQSDII; from the coding sequence ATAATGCAAGCTAAAATAGACCAATATACCGCCGAGATAAAAGCATTTGCCGCTACAAAGGCAGATGAACTGGAGGCGTTCCGGATAAAGTTTTTGGGTACCAAGGGAATTATAAAAGACCTTTTTGAAGAATTTAAAACCGTTGGCCCCGAAGAGAAACGCACCTTTGGTAAAGTGCTTAACCAGTTTAAGCAACTGGCCGAAGCTAAGTACAACGAGCTAAAGGAAGCAACCGACTCGGGACTTAAGACGCAAGACTTAGACCTTGACCTAACCTTACCTGGCGACGGTTTTGAGGTAGGCTCGCGCCATCCTTTATCGCTGGTACGCATAGAGATAATTGATATATTTAAGCGTTTGGGCTTCGTAGTGGCCGAAGGCCCCGAGATTGAAGACGACTGGCATAACTTTTCAGCACTTAACTTCCCGCAGGAACACCCGGCGCGCGACATGCAGGACACCTTCTTTATCCGTAAAGGCGATGGTACAGATGATATTGCCCTGCGTACACACACCTCATCGGTGCAGGTACGCATGATGGAGAACGGTAAACCACCATTCCGCGCTATTATGCCCGGTCGCGTGTACCGTAACGAGGCGATATCTGCCCGTGCGCATTGCTTTTTTCACCAGGTAGAGGGTTTATATGTAGATGAGAATGTATCCTTCTCCGACCTTAAACAAACCTTGTATCATTTTGTGCAGGAACTATACGGCGAGGGTACAAAAGTGCGTTTCCGCCCATCATACTTTCCGTTCACCGAGCCGTCGGCCGAAATGGATATATCGTGTACCATATGTAAAGGCTCGGGCTGTAACATGTGTAAATACAGCGGCTGGGTTGAGATATTGGGCTGCGGCATGGTTGACCCTAACGTATTAGAGAATTGCGGTATAGATAGTAAAAAGTATACCGGCTTTGCCTTTGGTATGGGTATAGAGCGTATTACAAACTTAAAATATGTGATACGCGACCTGCGTTTATTCTCTGAGAACGATGTTCGTTTCTTAAAACAATTCCAATCAGATATTATATGA
- a CDS encoding PIN domain-containing protein, producing the protein MGYKHLFIDSDIILDMLVTRKPFSMYAEMLLEEKKLSGITLSTSTLIIANINYILTKAIGKPEAKESVKRITNLLEIFSFEKDAIESALSGAFTDFEDAIENHIALKHKCDVIITRNIKDYKQATIPVLTAEQFLRTIL; encoded by the coding sequence ATGGGCTATAAGCACTTATTTATAGATAGTGACATCATATTAGATATGTTGGTAACACGTAAGCCATTTTCTATGTATGCAGAGATGTTGCTTGAAGAAAAAAAGTTGAGTGGGATTACATTAAGTACATCAACACTTATAATTGCCAATATTAATTATATCCTCACCAAAGCAATAGGAAAACCGGAAGCAAAAGAAAGTGTCAAGCGAATTACAAATCTGTTAGAGATATTTTCTTTTGAAAAAGATGCTATTGAAAGTGCTTTAAGCGGGGCTTTTACAGATTTTGAAGATGCTATTGAAAATCATATTGCTCTTAAGCATAAGTGTGACGTTATCATCACCCGTAATATTAAAGACTACAAACAAGCTACCATACCGGTATTAACTGCCGAACAATTTTTAAGAACAATATTATAA
- the kbl gene encoding glycine C-acetyltransferase, whose product MYKTLQPVLQQELADIETAGLYKKERIITSPQGADITVQGGQEVINFCANNYLGLSAHPKVIAAAKATMDTHGYGLSSVRFICGTQDIHKQLEQKISEFLGTEDTILYAAAFDANGGVFEPLFNEQDAIISDELNHASIIDGVRLCKAQRQRYKHDNMADLEEKLKATQELRHRIIVTDGAFSMDGTIAQLDKICALAEQYNALVMIDESHCSGFMGKTGRGTHEHHNVMGKIDIITGTLGKALGGASGGFTSGRKEIIDMLRQRSRPYLFSNTLAPAITGASIAVLDMLSETTDLRDKLESNTQYFRQKMTEAGFDIKPGVHPIVPVMLYDAKLAQEFAAKMLEEGIYVIGFYYPVVPQGKARIRVQISAAHDTAHLNKAIAAFTKVGKELAVIK is encoded by the coding sequence ATGTATAAAACACTGCAGCCGGTTTTACAGCAGGAACTGGCAGATATTGAAACTGCCGGATTATATAAAAAAGAACGTATCATCACCTCGCCACAGGGCGCGGATATTACCGTACAGGGCGGGCAGGAAGTAATAAACTTTTGTGCCAATAACTATTTAGGCTTATCGGCCCATCCAAAAGTTATCGCGGCAGCAAAAGCTACTATGGATACCCATGGTTACGGCCTTTCGTCGGTGCGTTTTATATGCGGCACGCAGGATATACATAAACAATTAGAACAAAAGATATCGGAGTTTTTAGGCACCGAAGACACCATACTTTACGCCGCTGCATTTGATGCCAACGGTGGCGTGTTTGAGCCCCTTTTTAACGAGCAGGATGCCATTATATCTGACGAGCTGAACCATGCGTCTATTATTGATGGCGTGCGCCTGTGCAAGGCCCAGCGCCAGCGCTACAAGCATGATAACATGGCCGACCTGGAAGAAAAACTGAAAGCTACTCAGGAGTTACGCCACCGTATAATAGTTACCGATGGTGCGTTTAGCATGGATGGCACCATTGCCCAACTGGATAAGATTTGCGCCTTAGCCGAGCAGTACAACGCTTTGGTAATGATTGACGAGAGCCATTGCAGCGGCTTTATGGGTAAAACCGGCCGTGGCACGCACGAGCACCACAACGTAATGGGTAAAATAGATATCATTACCGGTACTTTGGGTAAAGCATTGGGTGGCGCATCGGGCGGGTTTACATCGGGGCGTAAAGAGATCATTGATATGCTGCGCCAGCGCTCAAGGCCATATTTGTTTAGCAACACATTAGCCCCGGCCATTACAGGCGCATCAATTGCGGTATTGGATATGCTGAGCGAAACCACCGACCTGCGCGATAAACTGGAAAGCAATACCCAGTATTTTCGCCAAAAAATGACTGAGGCGGGCTTTGATATAAAACCGGGCGTGCACCCTATAGTACCGGTAATGTTGTATGATGCCAAGCTGGCCCAGGAGTTTGCCGCAAAAATGCTGGAGGAAGGCATTTATGTAATAGGCTTTTATTACCCGGTTGTGCCGCAAGGCAAGGCGCGCATACGTGTTCAAATATCTGCCGCGCACGATACCGCGCATTTGAATAAAGCCATTGCAGCGTTTACCAAGGTGGGTAAAGAACTTGCCGTGATTAAATAA